Proteins from a genomic interval of Quercus robur chromosome 9, dhQueRobu3.1, whole genome shotgun sequence:
- the LOC126701119 gene encoding uncharacterized protein LOC126701119, with the protein MAVHSKDEALMCKVFPSSLGLMAMRWFDGLRADSIDSFKELTWVFGSCFITCIKVPRPLDSLLSLSIREGETLKTYSDKYWEMYNEIDDNFDDVDISTFKSGLLTEHGLKKSLTGKLVTNLRQLMDQIDKYKRVEEDQQLSKGKVKAIPQERRDFKSDQYNNN; encoded by the coding sequence ATGGCTGTTCATTCTAAGGAcgaggccttgatgtgcaaggtgttcccaTCCAGTCTGGGACttatggcgatgagatggtttgacggCCTAAGGGcagattccatagattccttcaAGGAGCTCACTTGGGTATTTGGCTCTTGTTTTATTACATGTATCAAGGTCCCTCGACCCTTAGACTCCCTACTGTCTTTGTCCATACGAGAAGGGGAGACTTTGAAAACATACTCGGACAAGTACTGGGAGATGTACAATGAGATAGATGATAACTTTGATGATGTCGACATCAGTACTTTCAAGAGTGGCCTCCTAACCGAGCATGGTTTAAAGAAGTCCCTAACAGGAAAACTTGTCACCAACCTACGCCAACTTATGGACCAGATTGACAAATATAAAAGGGTTGAGGAAGACCAACAACTGAGTAAAGGAAAGGTTAAGGCTATCCCTCAAGAGAGAAGGGATTTCAAGTCGGACCAATATAATAATAACTGA